In a single window of the Drosophila albomicans strain 15112-1751.03 chromosome 3, ASM965048v2, whole genome shotgun sequence genome:
- the LOC117571029 gene encoding uncharacterized protein LOC117571029, which yields MRSQAAINDLRNQPGQIEVASRSHNANDGEAEASKYNFMVVIATVTWLLLTCISVFIYCCNYWEMCKSQRRRARIVPEEDFELELEQQSMLLSQTNDGCC from the exons ATGCGAAGTCAAGCTgcaattaacgatttaagaaATCAGCCAGGACAAATCGAAG TTGCGAGTAGAAGTCACAACGCCAACGATGGCGAAGCAGAAGCAtccaaatataactttatgGTGGTAATTGCCACTGTGACCTGGTTGTTGCTCACCTGTATAA GTGTCTTCATTTATTGCTGCAATTACTGGGAAATGTGCAAATCCCAGAGGAGAAGGGCAAGGATAGTGCCGGAGGAAGACTTCGAATTGGAACTGGAGCAACAGAGTATGCTTCTCTCCCAGACTAACgatggctgctgctga